Proteins encoded within one genomic window of Oryza glaberrima chromosome 12, OglaRS2, whole genome shotgun sequence:
- the LOC127757292 gene encoding dnaJ protein ERDJ7 — MSQIGSASEGSNSMAAAASPRLLLLVLLLLLVPVSNAIYCDEDDCYDLLGVKQDANVSEIKKAYYKLSLKHHPDKNPDPESRKLFVKIANAYEILKDESTRGQYDYAIAHPEEVFYNTAQYYRAYYGHKTDPRAVLIGLLLIISVFQYLNQFGRYSKAIETVKQTPAYKNRLKALEFERTGGISSKKKGHKQMDKKVEEVLSNEVELQIQGVEKPSVWRLYGVQFILLPYSIGKVLSWKFCWFWRYRIKKLPYAWEDACYLTRTSLKIPANTWQNIDDYRKENLVMKRLWEKNNMERYIAEMRKESKRRR, encoded by the exons ATGTCCCAAATTGGATCCGCCAGTGAGGGATCCAATTCCATGGCGGCTGCTGCttctcctcgcctcctcctcctcgtcctcctcctcctcctcgtgccAGTCTCCAACGCCATCTACTGCGACGAGGATGATTGCTATGATCTTCTTGG AGTCAAGCAGGACGCGAACGTATCGGAGATCAAGAAAGCCTACTACAAGCTCTCTCTCAAACA CCATCCTGATAAGAATCCTGATCCGGAGTCACGGAAGCTGTTTGTCAAGATTGCCAATGCTTACGAG ATTCTAAAAGACGAATCAACTAGGGGGCAATATGACTATGCTATTGCACATCCAGAGGAG GTTTTCTACAACACTGCTCAGTACTATAGGGCATACTATGGCCATAAAACG GATCCTCGTGCTGTGTTAATTGGCCTTCTTCTAATTATTTCAGTATTTCAATACTTAAACCAGTTCGGAAGGTATAGTAAG GCCATAGAAACTGTGAAACAAACTCCTGCTTACAAAAATAGGTTAAAAGCATTGGAGTTTGAGCGAACAGGAGGAATTTCAAGCAAAAAGAAGGGTCACAAGCAGATGGATAA GAAAGTTGAAGAAGTGCTAAGTAACGAAGTTGAGTTGCAGATCCAGGGGGTTGAAAAACCTTCCGTATGGAGACTCTATGGTGTTCAGTTTATACTTCTGCCATATTCCATAGGCAAG GTGCTCAGTTGGAAATTTTGTTGGTTTTGGAGATACCGGATAAAGAAATTACCATATGCATGGGAGGATGCATGCTACTTGACTCGGACGTCTCTTAAGATACCTGCTAATACATGGCAAAATATTG ATGATTATAGGAAGGAGAATCTTGTCATGAAACGCCTCTGGGAAAAGAACAATATGGAGAGGTATATTGCAGAGATGAGAAAGGAATCAAAGCGTAGAAGATAG
- the LOC127756246 gene encoding membrane metalloprotease ARASP, chloroplastic-like has product MTLHRALKFDETALLKTAVVTSSPFPSIWTKHPLVASVLTTNVLVHKSGHFVAATSRGIHVYMFSVSFGPALACFRLDPVEYTLSAIPLGGYVGFPNDDPDSGFSLDDPDLLRNHTVPDRLLVVSAGVAANLLFAFLIIYARGNISRPPLFRTSDRRRTATIATITAAAPPLDLAEGAEGEVATTSDPARPPGRLPPAA; this is encoded by the exons ATGACTTTGCACAGGGCCCTCAAATTTGACGAGACGGCCCTGCTGAAGACCGCcgtcgtgacctcgtcgccgttccCGTCGATCTGGACCAAGCATCCGTTGGTCGCCTCCGTTCTAACCACCAACGTCCTCGTCCACAAGTCGGGCCACTTCGTCGCCGCCACTTCCCGCGGCATCCACGTCTACATGTTCTCCGTCAGCTTCGGCCCGGCCCTCGCGTGCTTCCGCCTCGACCCCGTCGAGTACACGCTCAGTGCCATCCCGCTTGGGGGATACGTCGGCTTCCCCAATGACGATCCGGACTCCGGCTTCTCACTCGACGACCCGGACCTTCTGCGCAACCACACCGTCCCcgaccgcctcctcgtcgtatccgccggcgtcgccgccaacCTCCTCTTCGCCTTCCTCATCATCTACGCCAG AGGCAACATCAGCCGGCCGCCCCTCTTCCGCACCTCCGACCGCCGCCGCACTGCCACCATTgccaccatcaccgccgccgcccctccgttGGATCTGGCAGAGGGAGCAGAGGGGGAGGTCGCGACTACGTCAGATCCGGCGCGGCCACCTGGGCGCCTCCCTCCGGCCGCGTAG